One Segnochrobactrum spirostomi genomic window carries:
- a CDS encoding cytochrome P450: protein MEMIEGHLAFRPTEGVPIWDIDPFDEEILADPNEYYAELRAKGSLVYIPKYSVLASGRYDETKEIFSDHTRFVSSRGVGLNDFRYGTPWRPPSIILEVDPPEHTRTRKVMAKALSPKAIAKFKDAFHAKAVELVDALLEKRRFEAVSDLAEAFPTAVFPDALGMVDHDPRPLVDYGAMVFNSMGPDNALRRKATAMIPEIVPWIMAACARSRLRPGGMGSVIYEAADAGEITQEEAGLLIRSFLSAGVDTTVTGIGNALWCLAANPAEYERLKADPSLARPCFEEVLRYTSPVHTFGRTAAVATEVSGVTIAESSKILCVLGAANLDPEKWGDPDRFRIERRPVGHLAFGAGIHGCVGQNIARLELETLLTVLAAKVDRIEFAGAAVWRPNNAIHALDRMPLEFIGK from the coding sequence ATGGAGATGATCGAAGGGCATCTCGCCTTCAGGCCCACAGAAGGTGTTCCGATCTGGGACATCGACCCGTTCGACGAGGAAATCCTCGCCGATCCCAACGAATATTATGCCGAGCTGCGCGCCAAGGGGTCGCTCGTCTATATTCCAAAATATTCCGTTCTCGCATCGGGACGGTATGACGAAACGAAGGAGATCTTTTCCGATCACACCCGTTTCGTGTCGTCGCGGGGTGTCGGCCTGAACGATTTCCGCTATGGAACGCCTTGGCGTCCTCCGTCGATCATCCTGGAAGTGGATCCGCCGGAGCACACCCGCACGCGCAAAGTCATGGCGAAGGCGCTGTCACCCAAGGCCATCGCGAAGTTCAAGGACGCCTTCCACGCGAAGGCCGTCGAGCTGGTGGACGCGCTGCTCGAGAAGCGTCGTTTCGAAGCGGTGTCGGACCTCGCGGAGGCCTTTCCGACCGCCGTCTTTCCCGATGCGCTGGGAATGGTCGATCACGACCCGCGCCCGTTGGTCGACTACGGGGCCATGGTCTTCAATTCGATGGGACCGGACAACGCGCTGCGCCGCAAGGCGACGGCGATGATCCCCGAGATCGTGCCCTGGATCATGGCTGCGTGCGCCCGCTCGCGCTTGCGCCCCGGGGGCATGGGATCGGTCATCTACGAGGCCGCGGACGCGGGCGAGATCACGCAGGAAGAGGCAGGTCTGCTGATCCGCTCGTTCCTGTCTGCGGGGGTCGACACGACCGTTACCGGGATCGGCAACGCCTTGTGGTGCCTCGCCGCCAATCCGGCGGAATATGAACGGCTCAAAGCGGATCCGTCGCTCGCGCGGCCGTGTTTCGAGGAGGTGCTGCGCTATACCTCGCCGGTGCACACCTTCGGGCGCACCGCGGCGGTGGCGACGGAAGTGTCCGGCGTGACGATCGCGGAATCGAGCAAGATCCTCTGCGTGCTCGGTGCGGCCAATCTCGACCCGGAGAAATGGGGCGATCCGGACCGTTTCCGCATAGAGCGCAGGCCGGTGGGTCATCTGGCGTTCGGTGCGGGCATCCACGGCTGCGTCGGCCAGAACATCGCGCGGCTCGAGCTCGAAACGCTTCTCACCGTGCTGGCGGCGAAGGTCGACCGGATCGAGTTCGCCGGTGCGGCGGTGTGGCGGCCGAACAACGCCATCCATGCCCTCGACCGCATGCCCCTCGAGTTCATCGGGAAATAA
- the hpxO gene encoding FAD-dependent urate hydroxylase HpxO: protein MKISVVGAGMGGLCAGLALRRLGHEVRVYERVREIRPVGAAISLWSNGVACLERLELGDEIAAIGGDLRAMAYVDGLSGETMTAFSLDPLMQAVGHRAYPVSRADLQAMLISAFGRGDIRFGTELTDLHEGADGVTAVFADGTREQADLLIGADGAHSVVRRHVLGKVVVRRYAGYVNWNGLVSMDGAFAPVDRWTTFVGEGKRVSLMPVSGRRFYFFFDVPLPSGLENNRADYKALLRAYFGGWVPEVQALIDAIEPETTNRVEIFDIDPFVPWVTGRVALLGDAAHNTTPDIGQGGCMAMEDAVVLAEALSRHDGSLDAGLQAYEAARAPRTRELVLKARRRCEITHAADPGATTRWYADLRREDGSNILDGLMKNILGGPLSGR from the coding sequence ATGAAGATCAGCGTCGTCGGTGCCGGCATGGGCGGCCTGTGTGCGGGCCTCGCGCTCCGGCGCCTCGGTCATGAGGTCCGGGTCTACGAGCGGGTCAGGGAAATCAGGCCGGTCGGCGCCGCCATCTCCCTGTGGTCGAACGGTGTCGCCTGCCTCGAACGGTTGGAGCTCGGGGACGAGATCGCAGCGATCGGCGGTGATCTGCGGGCGATGGCCTATGTGGACGGCCTCTCCGGCGAGACGATGACGGCGTTCAGCCTCGATCCTCTGATGCAGGCCGTCGGCCACCGCGCCTATCCGGTTTCGCGCGCGGATTTGCAGGCGATGCTGATCTCCGCCTTCGGCCGCGGCGATATCCGCTTCGGCACCGAGCTGACCGATCTTCACGAAGGCGCCGATGGCGTCACCGCCGTCTTTGCCGACGGCACCCGCGAGCAAGCCGATCTGCTGATCGGCGCCGACGGCGCGCATTCGGTCGTGCGGCGCCACGTGCTCGGCAAGGTCGTCGTGCGCCGCTATGCCGGCTACGTCAACTGGAACGGCCTCGTGTCCATGGACGGGGCGTTCGCCCCGGTCGATCGCTGGACCACGTTCGTCGGCGAGGGCAAGCGGGTGTCGCTGATGCCAGTCTCCGGCCGGCGTTTCTATTTCTTCTTCGATGTTCCGTTGCCCTCCGGCCTCGAGAACAATCGCGCCGACTACAAGGCGCTGCTGCGCGCGTATTTCGGCGGCTGGGTGCCGGAGGTTCAGGCTCTGATCGATGCCATCGAGCCGGAGACGACGAACCGTGTCGAGATCTTCGATATCGATCCGTTCGTGCCGTGGGTGACAGGCCGTGTCGCCCTTCTCGGCGACGCGGCCCACAACACTACCCCCGATATCGGGCAGGGCGGATGCATGGCGATGGAGGACGCCGTTGTCCTCGCCGAGGCCCTGTCGCGGCACGACGGTTCGCTCGACGCGGGGCTGCAGGCCTACGAAGCCGCGCGGGCTCCGCGCACGCGGGAGCTGGTCTTGAAGGCGCGGCGGCGCTGCGAGATCACCCACGCCGCCGATCCCGGGGCGACGACGCGGTGGTACGCCGACCTGCGCCGGGAGGACGGCTCGAATATCCTCGACGGGCTCATGAAGAACATCCTCGGCGGCCCCTTGTCCGGCCGCTGA
- a CDS encoding acetylornithine deacetylase produces the protein MAGDLDGILARVDAEEDRLVDLLCRLIAFETPSPPARNTALAQAFMAGELAALGFAIDTWDVHPGDPNVVGVLKGADPERHRSLILNGHMDVAEVQAGEAWETGPFEPVVRDGAVIGRGAADMKGGLAGALFALTILKEGGAALGGDIIFQSVIGEEVGEAGTLQCCTRGYTADFALVVDTSDLRIQGQGGVITGWIVLKSPQTFHDGTRRQMIHAGGGLFGASAIEKMAKIVLGLQELERHWAVTKSYPGCPPGATTINPAVIEGGRHAAFIADECRLWITVHTYPNEKHEAVAREIEDWVLALAHADPWMRAHPPTFRWGGTSMILDRGEIFPALEVDPAHPAVGLLAAAHATETGAPAILDVSPTVTDGGWFGDAGIPAAIYGPGDLRHAHAVNEQVSVAQLKTFTKSLIRFIHGWSNTPRA, from the coding sequence ATGGCGGGCGATCTCGATGGCATTCTGGCGCGGGTCGATGCGGAGGAGGATCGCCTCGTCGATCTCCTCTGCCGGCTGATCGCCTTCGAGACGCCGTCACCGCCGGCCCGCAACACCGCACTGGCGCAGGCCTTCATGGCCGGCGAACTCGCCGCGCTCGGCTTTGCCATCGACACCTGGGACGTCCATCCCGGCGATCCGAACGTGGTCGGCGTTCTCAAGGGCGCCGACCCCGAGCGCCATCGCAGCCTGATCCTCAACGGCCACATGGACGTCGCCGAGGTGCAGGCGGGCGAGGCCTGGGAGACGGGGCCGTTCGAGCCGGTGGTCCGCGACGGTGCCGTGATCGGCCGCGGTGCGGCGGACATGAAGGGCGGCCTCGCCGGCGCCCTGTTCGCCCTCACGATCCTCAAGGAGGGCGGCGCGGCTCTCGGCGGCGACATCATCTTTCAATCGGTGATCGGCGAGGAGGTCGGCGAGGCGGGCACGCTGCAATGCTGCACCCGCGGCTACACGGCCGACTTCGCCCTGGTGGTCGACACCTCCGACCTGCGCATCCAGGGGCAGGGCGGCGTCATCACCGGCTGGATCGTGCTGAAAAGCCCGCAGACCTTCCACGACGGCACCCGCCGGCAGATGATCCATGCCGGCGGCGGGCTGTTCGGTGCGAGCGCCATCGAGAAGATGGCGAAGATCGTGCTCGGCCTCCAGGAGCTCGAGCGGCACTGGGCGGTGACGAAGTCCTATCCCGGCTGCCCACCCGGCGCGACGACCATCAATCCCGCGGTGATCGAGGGTGGCCGCCACGCCGCCTTCATCGCCGACGAATGCCGGCTCTGGATCACCGTCCACACCTATCCGAACGAAAAGCACGAGGCGGTCGCCCGCGAGATCGAGGACTGGGTGCTGGCGCTCGCTCACGCCGACCCCTGGATGCGCGCGCATCCCCCGACCTTCCGCTGGGGCGGCACCTCGATGATCCTCGACCGCGGCGAGATCTTTCCGGCTCTCGAGGTCGATCCGGCCCACCCGGCCGTCGGCCTCCTCGCGGCCGCCCACGCGACGGAGACGGGCGCCCCGGCGATCCTCGACGTCTCCCCCACGGTGACCGACGGCGGCTGGTTCGGCGACGCCGGCATTCCCGCGGCGATCTATGGGCCCGGCGATCTCCGGCACGCCCACGCCGTCAACGAGCAGGTCTCGGTCGCGCAGCTCAAGACCTTCACGAAATCCCTCATCCGCTTCATCCATGGCTGGTCCAACACGCCGCGGGCGTGA
- a CDS encoding ABC transporter substrate-binding protein yields the protein MLRKAALGLAFTLMTISAASAAEKVTVLLDWFINPDHAPLLVAQQIGAFKDEGLDVEIIPPSDPSTPPRLVAAKQADVAISYQPQLYLYAQQGLPLVRIGTLIDAPLNTVLALGSSGIKTMADFKGKTIGYSVSGIEEATLGTMLADHGVKLSDVKLVNVNFQLVSALLSKQVDGVIGGYRNFEANELKERGADPVVFKVEDNGIPTYDELIILANKDALGEPKLKKFLAALKKGTEYLLAHPTETWEAFAKEHKDLDNELNKTAWRETLPLFDKDPAALDTARYQAYAKFLLDNKVITKDLPVSDYAVELK from the coding sequence ATGCTTCGGAAAGCCGCTTTGGGCCTTGCCTTCACGCTGATGACGATCTCCGCCGCCTCGGCGGCGGAGAAGGTGACCGTGCTGCTCGATTGGTTCATCAATCCGGATCATGCGCCGCTGCTGGTCGCCCAGCAGATCGGCGCCTTCAAGGATGAGGGGCTCGACGTCGAGATCATCCCGCCGTCCGATCCCTCGACGCCGCCCCGCCTCGTCGCGGCGAAGCAGGCCGACGTCGCGATCTCCTACCAGCCGCAGCTTTATCTCTATGCCCAGCAGGGTCTGCCGCTGGTGCGCATCGGCACCCTGATCGACGCCCCGCTCAACACGGTGCTGGCGCTCGGCTCGAGCGGCATCAAGACGATGGCCGATTTCAAGGGCAAGACGATCGGCTATTCGGTGAGCGGCATCGAGGAGGCGACGCTCGGCACCATGCTCGCCGACCACGGCGTCAAGCTCTCGGACGTGAAACTCGTCAACGTCAATTTCCAGCTCGTCTCCGCGCTGCTCTCCAAGCAGGTCGACGGGGTGATCGGCGGCTACCGCAATTTCGAGGCGAACGAGCTCAAGGAGCGCGGTGCCGATCCGGTCGTCTTCAAGGTCGAGGACAACGGCATCCCGACCTATGACGAACTGATCATCCTCGCCAACAAGGACGCCCTCGGCGAGCCGAAGCTGAAGAAGTTCCTGGCCGCGCTCAAGAAGGGGACCGAGTACCTTCTCGCCCACCCGACCGAGACGTGGGAGGCCTTCGCCAAGGAGCACAAGGATCTCGACAACGAGCTCAACAAGACCGCGTGGCGCGAGACCCTGCCCCTGTTCGACAAGGACCCGGCGGCGCTCGATACGGCGCGTTATCAGGCTTACGCCAAATTCCTTTTGGACAACAAGGTGATCACGAAGGATCTTCCGGTCTCGGATTATGCCGTCGAACTGAAGTGA
- a CDS encoding ABC transporter permease gives MPRTLPTLHPGLRGLVIAVGLILVWWAVTLLGIPPYMLPSPPSVAGALWSGREFLISNTAITLGEIVLGLGFGLLLGAALALAMMVSATFERWMMPVLVISQAIPVFALAPLLVLWFGFGLTSKVVMAVLVIFFPVAASFFDGLKRTEPGWLDLARTMGASPAAQVRHVRLMAALPAFGSGLRVAAAVAPIGAVIGEWVGAAGGLGYVMLNANARMQTETCFAALFILAVLAVLIWKLVDVAVARMLYWVPAADRPA, from the coding sequence ATGCCCCGCACCCTGCCCACGCTCCACCCCGGCCTGCGCGGCCTCGTCATCGCGGTCGGCCTGATCCTCGTCTGGTGGGCGGTCACGCTCCTCGGCATCCCGCCTTACATGCTGCCGTCGCCGCCCTCGGTCGCGGGCGCGTTGTGGAGCGGACGGGAATTCCTGATCTCCAACACGGCGATCACCCTCGGCGAGATCGTTCTCGGGCTCGGCTTCGGCCTCCTGCTCGGGGCGGCGCTGGCGCTCGCGATGATGGTTTCGGCGACCTTCGAGCGCTGGATGATGCCGGTCCTCGTCATCTCCCAAGCGATCCCGGTCTTCGCCCTCGCGCCGCTCCTGGTGCTCTGGTTCGGCTTCGGCCTCACCTCGAAGGTGGTCATGGCCGTGCTCGTCATCTTCTTCCCCGTCGCGGCCTCCTTCTTCGACGGGTTGAAGCGCACAGAGCCCGGCTGGCTCGATCTCGCCCGCACCATGGGGGCCTCGCCCGCCGCCCAGGTTCGCCACGTCCGGCTGATGGCGGCGCTGCCGGCCTTCGGCTCGGGCCTCAGGGTCGCCGCCGCGGTGGCACCGATCGGCGCCGTGATCGGCGAATGGGTCGGCGCCGCCGGCGGCCTCGGCTACGTCATGCTGAACGCCAACGCCCGCATGCAGACGGAGACCTGCTTCGCGGCGCTCTTCATCCTCGCCGTGCTCGCCGTTCTCATCTGGAAGCTCGTCGATGTCGCGGTAGCCCGCATGCTGTATTGGGTGCCCGCGGCGGACCGCCCCGCCTGA
- a CDS encoding ABC transporter ATP-binding protein gives MHTKPDPETIEAADLPPPAPPGIRIEGLSLRFESHLVFDNLTFEIAGGEFVALLGSSGVGKSSLLKIIAGLAKATTGRVVGTDGAPIPGRIAYMGQQDLLYPWLSVIENVTLGARLRGEKADLDWAGHLLERVGLAERRKALPSALSGGMRQRVAIARTLYERRPIVLMDEPFSALDAITRARVQDLAAELLEGRTVLLITHDPMEACRLGHRLMVLAGAPATLGAPIVVAGKPPRAPDDPDLLHSQGHLLRLMVEAS, from the coding sequence ATGCACACGAAACCCGATCCGGAGACGATCGAGGCGGCCGATCTGCCGCCGCCGGCGCCGCCCGGCATCCGGATCGAGGGGCTTTCGCTTCGGTTCGAGAGCCATCTCGTCTTCGACAATCTCACCTTCGAGATCGCCGGCGGCGAGTTCGTGGCGCTGCTCGGGTCGAGCGGCGTCGGCAAGTCGAGCCTCCTCAAGATCATCGCCGGCCTCGCCAAGGCGACGACCGGCCGCGTCGTCGGCACCGACGGCGCCCCGATCCCGGGGCGCATCGCCTATATGGGCCAGCAGGATCTGCTCTATCCCTGGCTCTCGGTGATCGAGAACGTGACCCTCGGGGCGCGCCTCCGGGGCGAGAAGGCGGACCTCGACTGGGCCGGCCACCTCCTCGAGCGCGTCGGCCTCGCCGAGCGCCGCAAGGCATTGCCGTCGGCCTTGTCGGGCGGCATGCGCCAGCGGGTCGCGATCGCGCGCACACTCTACGAGCGCCGGCCGATCGTGCTCATGGACGAACCGTTCTCCGCGCTCGACGCGATCACCCGAGCCCGGGTGCAGGATCTCGCGGCCGAGCTCCTCGAGGGTCGTACGGTGCTCCTCATCACCCACGATCCGATGGAAGCCTGCCGCCTCGGTCACCGGCTGATGGTGCTCGCCGGCGCGCCGGCGACGCTCGGGGCGCCGATCGTGGTCGCGGGCAAGCCGCCCCGCGCGCCCGACGACCCGGATCTGCTGCACAGCCAAGGTCATCTCCTGCGGCTCATGGTGGAGGCGAGCTGA
- a CDS encoding TenA family protein, which produces MSEIDFEYGLFGRLRAAAGEEWTHYVRHPFVQQLGRGTLPERCFRRFLTQDYLFLIHFARAYGLLVYKSTSIADIRSATASLNAIVGELPVHIGYCRSWGLEEDAILAEPEAPQTITYTRYVIDVGLTGDALDLMAALLPCVAGYGEIGEILMADPTTVLDGSPYGAWLRNYEGEEYRESVAKAIRAIDEVGRRRGGDARFDSLSEIFTTATRLESAFWQMGLDAA; this is translated from the coding sequence ATGAGTGAGATCGACTTCGAATATGGTCTGTTCGGCCGGCTGCGCGCGGCGGCGGGCGAGGAGTGGACGCATTATGTGCGCCATCCCTTCGTGCAGCAGCTCGGTCGCGGCACGTTGCCGGAGCGCTGCTTCCGCCGCTTCCTCACCCAGGATTACCTGTTCCTGATCCACTTCGCCCGCGCCTACGGGCTCCTCGTCTACAAGAGCACCTCGATCGCCGACATTCGCTCAGCGACCGCCTCGCTCAACGCCATCGTCGGCGAACTGCCGGTCCATATCGGCTATTGCCGCTCCTGGGGGCTCGAGGAAGATGCCATCCTCGCCGAGCCCGAGGCGCCGCAGACCATCACCTACACCCGCTACGTCATCGATGTCGGGCTCACCGGCGATGCCCTCGACCTGATGGCCGCGCTCCTGCCGTGCGTCGCCGGCTACGGCGAGATCGGCGAGATCCTGATGGCCGATCCGACGACCGTGCTCGACGGCAGCCCCTACGGTGCGTGGCTGCGCAATTACGAGGGCGAGGAATACCGGGAGAGCGTCGCCAAGGCGATCCGCGCGATCGACGAGGTCGGACGCCGGCGCGGTGGCGACGCCCGCTTCGACAGCCTGTCGGAGATCTTCACGACCGCGACCCGGCTCGAATCCGCGTTCTGGCAGATGGGCCTCGACGCCGCCTGA
- a CDS encoding amidohydrolase family protein yields the protein MSRLIIRNGMILTLDEAGTYHERGGLVIEGNEIKTIFAGDPPVAVGPDDIVIDATDKIVMPGLIDLHYHTAIGKGFNDHMPLWEYLDECWYPLIRALDPEAAYWVALASYMESVKGGTTTVNDMYRQLDALAVAAEEIGIRAVLSNDVALDEHDLDSLRDNQDAFVTNHGKANGRIEVRIGIEWLPLASPELLRDARKLADQLGAGIHVHLNESKTEVDFCLRQFGRRPTELAYETGLLGPDCVAAHCVWLDDREIAMVAETGTHISHNPNSNAKLGNGIARVPEMIAAGINVGLGHDAVECNNSADMFEVMKYASLLQRASRVDASLMQAKDVLLMATRNGARALGHKTGQLTPGYKADVILIDTNSAIFTPLLRDTPVHMTSHLVFASNGSVVDTSIIDGAVVMQGRKLTRIDEGLVVREANAAFRRIKDKMVVVRRAAE from the coding sequence ATGTCACGCCTCATCATCCGCAACGGCATGATCCTCACCTTGGACGAGGCGGGCACCTATCACGAACGGGGTGGCCTCGTCATCGAAGGCAACGAGATCAAGACGATCTTCGCTGGCGACCCGCCGGTGGCCGTGGGGCCGGACGACATCGTGATCGATGCGACCGACAAGATCGTGATGCCCGGGCTGATCGATCTTCATTACCACACGGCGATCGGCAAGGGGTTCAACGACCACATGCCGCTCTGGGAATATCTCGACGAGTGCTGGTATCCGCTGATCCGCGCGCTCGATCCCGAGGCGGCCTACTGGGTGGCGCTCGCGAGCTACATGGAATCGGTGAAGGGCGGGACCACCACCGTCAACGACATGTACCGCCAGCTCGACGCGCTCGCGGTTGCCGCGGAGGAGATCGGCATCCGCGCCGTCTTGAGCAACGATGTCGCCCTCGACGAGCACGACCTCGACAGCCTGCGCGACAACCAGGACGCGTTCGTCACCAACCACGGTAAGGCGAACGGGCGGATCGAGGTGCGCATCGGCATCGAGTGGCTGCCGCTCGCGTCGCCGGAGCTCTTGCGCGATGCCCGCAAGCTCGCCGATCAGCTCGGGGCCGGCATCCACGTCCATCTCAACGAGTCGAAGACCGAGGTCGATTTCTGCCTGCGGCAGTTCGGCCGCAGGCCGACCGAACTCGCCTACGAAACCGGTCTCCTGGGCCCCGATTGCGTCGCCGCCCATTGCGTCTGGCTCGACGATCGCGAGATCGCGATGGTGGCCGAGACGGGCACCCATATATCCCACAATCCGAACTCCAACGCGAAGCTCGGCAACGGCATCGCCCGGGTCCCGGAGATGATCGCGGCGGGCATCAATGTCGGGCTCGGCCACGACGCCGTCGAGTGCAACAACAGCGCCGACATGTTCGAAGTCATGAAATATGCATCGCTGCTCCAGCGGGCGAGCCGGGTCGACGCCAGCCTGATGCAGGCGAAGGACGTGCTCCTGATGGCGACGCGCAACGGCGCGCGGGCACTCGGTCACAAGACCGGCCAGCTCACGCCGGGCTACAAGGCGGACGTGATCCTGATCGACACCAACAGCGCGATCTTCACGCCCCTTCTGCGCGATACCCCGGTGCACATGACGAGCCACCTCGTCTTCGCGTCGAACGGCAGCGTCGTCGACACCTCGATCATCGACGGCGCCGTCGTGATGCAGGGGCGCAAGCTCACCCGCATCGACGAAGGCCTGGTGGTGCGCGAGGCGAACGCGGCGTTCCGGCGGATCAAGGACAAGATGGTCGTGGTTCGCCGTGCCGCGGAATGA
- a CDS encoding flavin reductase family protein, whose product MTTLSATAPSDPAAPTADPAAFKSGMRRLASGVSIVAVVIEGARHGLAVTSVTSLAVDPPSLLVCVSRTSSAYRPLVEAGRFGVSVLAADQLSVSLPFGDPSRREERFRGETWHEDGTAIVLADALSAFVCRTERIVDHASHAIFIASVEQVRLREGGGDPLVHVERGYRGTVPLALPDGQRGVA is encoded by the coding sequence ATGACGACGCTCTCCGCCACCGCTCCGTCAGACCCGGCCGCGCCGACGGCGGACCCGGCCGCGTTCAAATCCGGCATGCGGCGGCTCGCGTCGGGTGTCTCGATCGTCGCCGTGGTGATCGAGGGCGCGCGGCATGGCCTGGCCGTGACGTCCGTGACGTCGCTCGCGGTCGACCCGCCGTCGCTGCTCGTCTGTGTGAGCCGAACCTCGTCGGCCTACCGGCCGCTGGTCGAGGCGGGGCGGTTCGGTGTCTCGGTCCTGGCCGCGGATCAGCTTTCGGTGTCTTTGCCGTTCGGCGATCCCTCGCGTCGGGAGGAGCGCTTCCGCGGCGAGACATGGCACGAGGACGGCACTGCGATCGTGCTCGCCGATGCGCTCTCGGCGTTCGTCTGCCGCACCGAGCGCATCGTGGACCATGCCTCGCACGCGATCTTCATCGCGTCGGTCGAGCAGGTGCGCCTCCGCGAGGGTGGCGGCGATCCCTTGGTCCACGTCGAGCGCGGCTATCGCGGGACGGTGCCGTTGGCGTTGCCGGACGGGCAACGGGGTGTTGCCTAG
- a CDS encoding alpha/beta fold hydrolase has product MAVASLSDLDVFYEFEGEGAPVVLVSGLAGVASYWEPNVSALARSNRVLRYDHRGTGRTTRTESRYSIELLADDLIALLDHLEIERASIVGHSTGGAIGQVLAARYPERVDRLVLYATWATLCPQMRMCMEFRQTLLMADGPPAFHRSSPIFLYPPRYVCETWPTIERELDRNIRNSTSQSIIRSRIEAVVGFDGTPYLGAIEAPTLVLVAEDDILTPPVASEELAASIRNARLTKLAYGGHAVSYCEPDAFNAAVSAFLNG; this is encoded by the coding sequence ATGGCCGTCGCCTCGTTGTCCGATCTCGACGTGTTCTATGAGTTCGAAGGGGAGGGCGCGCCCGTCGTGCTTGTCTCCGGGCTCGCCGGGGTTGCGTCCTATTGGGAACCCAATGTCTCCGCCCTGGCGCGCAGCAACCGCGTGCTGCGCTACGACCATCGCGGCACCGGCCGGACCACGCGGACGGAGAGCCGCTACTCGATCGAACTGCTCGCCGACGACCTGATTGCGCTGCTCGATCATCTCGAGATCGAGCGAGCTTCGATCGTCGGCCATTCGACCGGCGGGGCCATCGGCCAGGTTCTTGCAGCGCGCTACCCCGAGCGCGTCGACCGGCTCGTGCTCTACGCGACCTGGGCGACGCTCTGCCCGCAGATGCGCATGTGCATGGAATTTAGGCAGACTTTGCTGATGGCGGACGGTCCGCCCGCGTTCCATCGCTCGTCGCCGATCTTTCTCTATCCGCCGCGTTATGTGTGCGAGACATGGCCGACGATCGAGCGCGAGCTCGACCGCAACATCCGCAACAGCACGAGCCAATCGATCATTCGCTCGCGGATCGAGGCGGTGGTCGGGTTCGACGGCACGCCCTATCTCGGCGCGATCGAGGCGCCGACCCTCGTGCTGGTCGCGGAGGACGATATCCTGACGCCGCCGGTCGCCTCCGAGGAACTGGCGGCAAGCATTCGCAACGCCCGCCTGACCAAGCTCGCTTATGGCGGGCATGCGGTGTCCTATTGCGAGCCGGACGCCTTCAATGCGGCAGTCTCGGCATTTCTGAACGGGTGA
- a CDS encoding Rid family hydrolase: MAVDIITPPQAPPPLAPYSSATRANGLIFVSGTLAMAPDGAILGIGDAAEQTRVVLELIKAAVETGGGRLETVLFNHIFLKDLADYAAMNEVYRTFFPLHRPARYTIQTPLVKQEFLVEIATVAAVADPV; the protein is encoded by the coding sequence ATGGCCGTCGATATCATCACCCCGCCCCAGGCGCCGCCGCCGCTCGCCCCCTACAGCTCGGCGACCCGCGCGAACGGACTGATCTTCGTCTCCGGCACGCTGGCGATGGCACCCGATGGCGCCATCCTCGGCATCGGCGATGCGGCCGAACAGACTCGGGTCGTGCTGGAACTGATCAAGGCCGCGGTCGAGACCGGCGGAGGACGCCTCGAAACCGTTCTCTTCAACCACATCTTCCTCAAGGATCTGGCCGATTACGCGGCCATGAACGAGGTCTATCGGACCTTCTTTCCGCTCCATCGGCCGGCCCGCTACACCATCCAGACCCCGCTGGTGAAGCAGGAATTCCTGGTGGAGATCGCCACCGTGGCCGCCGTCGCCGATCCCGTTTGA